The following proteins come from a genomic window of Carassius auratus strain Wakin chromosome 18, ASM336829v1, whole genome shotgun sequence:
- the LOC113118467 gene encoding signal-induced proliferation-associated 1-like protein 3 isoform X1, whose protein sequence is MNMYRDTGVCATPLSQPLPPPHLRLPLHNGHSSVGDPAPSRVSVPKMGVRARIAEWPPRRALSRESLLENGQGSQPDDLNSEDGLTRGGMTRLPQRGTRDGDILESGLTMAPGTPPRFRMSGFAPLRQRSTSEITLSEQDETEVEGCLFREYGSTSSINVQAVSDQSFFDMLSQFQQERPDQRSTAPVKLGELLGALEGPTSHTFLSTPRPDDRPENRVRKKSGGTESSLGTSSLFRKLRSSSRGETETPRGDSDDIRPPVTLSSKPWVCVRSFAHFDAQSVLFDLHEAAARRSYAAQRRNTATGASAASSAAVSLAVSRAIALGGVEPSFSSTDDLSVRDLSEGSTPALELSEQGSSAGVNANSQHQLLLSCPNFINETGSYTERNVSFLSSSAERAEAGIVEARLRPRCSNASVSKLEVPQELQATRLERLQQHCIEHVDLGARYYHEHFYEKEHWNYFGTDEKLGPVALSIRREKLDDTKDFKDQYQYRIIFRTNELVTLRGAILEDAILSTAKHGTVRGLPLKEVLEYVLPELSVSCLRLALSTPKVTEQLLKLDEQGLSQKHKVGILLCRAGQSTEEEMYNNEEATPAFTAFLELLGETVCLRGFNKYAAQLDTKTDSTGTHSLYTTYQDYEIMFHVSTMLPYMPNNPQQLLRKRHIGNDIVTIIFQEPGAQPFTPQNIRSHFQHVFVIVRVHNPCSDNTCYSVAVTRMKDVPPFGPALPSNGMTFRDPAAFRAFLLAKIINAENAAHKSEKFHAMATRTRQGYLRDLAENCVSTTPLDTAGKLNNLISLASKRKERIRPREGAEMGALGALIWRVLAQDFSGGGAELPCALAISNEYIVLADCSTKEVVFNCFCADVIGWTAERLALKIFYGRGDHVALRVPEGSAPDIREVVQRLKALTIGCETVDMTLRRNGLGQLGFHVRLDGTVSEVEEYGFAWQAGLRQGSRLVEICKVAAVTLSHEQMIDLLRTSVTVKVVIIPPFEEGGARRGCTEEYEMKMMEQKGEAEPVAAGYRSGQRTPVWRWDSPPGTHSSAQRWTPSGAPPVPSRTPKALIPIPFREPQHISAKRPVSYPENHYSVSPLAGDRVMPYRNPSASFSSPGSGFISSALGVPGLSGPFVLYKPTRDGFGSVQRPLQPFDPHITVDVSSGESSSGFTSQESTMERNKSEPMWHVPASSRGVSVGSAPRRQTRQDVAGKDSPNRHSKGEAHYSSHSSSNTLSSNASSSHSDERWFDSVGGVVSGALSDPSDPDPDHMGKGGSSDSGIDASLYTPSPNTKGAKPSRSLAGTPHKPLHGSATYSGLQELSGAGGEGRRRESSPIIASANQSKNYRTRTFPPPGSANVDNFKPRTCYTPQGYKTPAVADKPRPVRSSTVTPTSGSAQLSNSTPKSLSKTKSAWQQEENSAATSTTSTDSNSNKQVDMNSKNVFGQPRLRASLRDLRSPRRSHKSTIEDDLKKLIIMDNPTETPSRDGSPHRTLQRTFSDESLCSGRRDSSYASTPLFEGQVPPSDLLFTCTLPTRRHGHNANHGALVPSKKVPLSASELSLTEVRDKVPPLRRLDPGLMPLPDTACGLEWSSLVNAAKAYEVQRAVSLFSLSESHAGGNELRPVISPVHFHTPQTPRTTPTFSGEEVPNDLSGRLNHLEVMLKQLNNDLEKEKQDKATLLAEMANLRQNNQRLQEESHSASEQLRKFSKLLSSTIPERK, encoded by the exons ATGAACATGTACAGAGACACAGGGGTGTGTGCCACCCCTCTCTCTCAACCTCTTCCTCCACCCCACCTCCGTCTACCCCTTCATAATGGCCACTCCTCTGTGGGCGATCCAGCCCCGTCCCGTGTGTCTGTGCCCAAAATGGGGGTTCGAGCTCGGATTGCCGAGTGGCCTCCTCGAAGGGCACTTTCACGAGAATCGCTGCTTGAGAATGGCCAGGGTAGTCAACCGGATGACCTCAACAGTGAGGATGGGCTTACACGTGGAGGTATGACCAGGTTACCACAGCGAGGTACCAGAGACGGTGACATCCTTGAATCAGGTCTAACGATGGCTCCAGGCACACCCCCGAGGTTTCGGATGTCTGGATTCGCTCCGCTCCGACAGCGATCCACCAGCGAGATTACATTGAGTGAACAAGATGAAACAGAGGTTGAAGGTTGTTTGTTTCGGGAATATGGCAGTACCTCTTCCATCAATGTACAGGCAGTGTCTGATCAAAGCTTCTTTGACATGCTCAGCCAGTTTCAACAGGAGCGACCTGACCAGCGTAGCACAGCCCCTGTCAAGCTTGGAGAGCTGCTTGGTGCTTTAGAAGGACCCACTTCACACACCTTCTTGTCGACTCCACGGCCAGATGACCGCCCGGAGAATCGTGTACGCAAAAAGAGTGGTGGCACAGAGTCATCTCTTGGTACCTCCTCTTTATTCCGCAAACTCCGCAGCTCCAGTCGGGGAGAAACAGAGACTCCACGAGGCGACTCGGATGACATACGACCCCCTGTGACATTGTCTTCCAAACCCTGGGTATGTGTGCGGAGTTTTGCCCACTTTGACGCTCAAAGCGTTTTGTTTGACTTGCACGAGGCGGCAGCTCGTCGCAGCTACGCCGCCCAACGGCGAAACACTGCCACCGGAGCTTCAGCTGCTTCTTCGGCTGCCGTTTCTTTGGCGGTTTCCAGAGCTATTGCTTTGGGGGGAGTGGAGCCCAGCTTCTCCAGCACTGATGACCTCAGTGTCAGGGACCTATCGGAAGGATCAACCCCAGCACTGGAACTTTCAGAGCAGGGTAGTTCAGCTGGCGTTAATGCCAACTCTCAGCACCAGCTGTTGTTGAGCTGCCCGAACTTCATCAACGAGACTGGAAGCTACACGGAACGGAATGTCAGCTTCCTGAGCTCATCGGCGGAGCGGGCAGAGGCTGGTATCGTGGAGGCCCGACTTCGTCCACGCTGCAGTAATGCCAGTGTGTCCAAACTGGAGGTGCCGCAAGAGCTTCAAGCCACCAGGTTAGAGAGACTGCAGCAACACTGCATCGAACACGTTGACCTGGGTGCCAGATACTACCATGAGCACTTCTATGAGAAAG AGCACTGGAACTACTTTGGTACCGATGAGAAGCTGGGGCCTGTGGCTCTGAGCATTCGAAGAGAGAAGCTGGATGATACCAAAGATTTTAAGGACCAGTACCAGTACCGCATCATCTTTCGCACCAATGAG CTGGTCACGTTACGAGGAGCGATCCTGGAGGACGCGATTCTGTCCACAGCAAAGCACGGAACGGTTCGTGGTTTGCCTTTAAAGGAGGTTCTGGAGTATGTGCTGCCAGAACTCAGCGTGTCCTGTCTGCGATTGGCTCTCAGCACGCCAAAGGTCACAGAGCAGCTTCTTAAACTGGACGAgcagggg CTTAGTCAGAAACACAAAGTGGGCATCCTGCTGTGTCGAGCGGGACAGAGCACGGAGGAGGAGATGTACAACAATGAAGAGGCTACGCCAGCATTCACCGCCTTCCTGGAGCTGCTGGGAGAAACTGTGTGTCTGAGGGGTTTCAACAAATATGCTGCCCAGCTGGACACCAAAA CGGACTCAACTGGAACACACTCCCTGTATACAACCTATCAGGACTATGAGATCATGTTTCACGTGTCCACCATGCTTCCATACATGCCCAACAATCCTCAacag CTCCTAAGGAAGAGGCACATAGGAAATGATATAGTCACGATTATATTCCAGGAGCCAGGAGCCCAACCGTTCACCCCACAGAATATTCGCTCTCACTTCCAGCACGTCTTCGTCATTGTCCGTGTGCACAACCCTTGCTCTGACAACACCTGCTACAG TGTGGCAGTGACCCGCATGAAGGACGTCCCTCCATTTGGTCCAGCACTACCTTCAAATGGCATGACGTTCCGGGACCCAGCTGCCTTCCGTGCTTTCCTGCTGGCTAAGATCATCAACGCAGAGAACGCTGCACACAAATCAGAGAAGTTCCATGCTATGGCCACACGCACGCGTCAAGGATACCTGCGGGACCTGGCGGAGAACTGCGTTTCCACTACGCCACTCGACACTGCTGGCAAGCTTAACAATCTCATCTCACTGGCCTCCAAACGCAAGGAACGCATCCGGCCACGTGAGGGAGCAGAAATGGGTGCCTTAGGGGCGCTGATTTGGCGTGTACTTGCGCAGGACTTTAGTGGCGGAGGAGCCGAGCTTCCCTGCGCTCTCGCCATCTCCAACGAGTACATTGTCCTGGCGGACTGCTCCACCAAAGAGGTGGTGTTTAACTGTTTCTGTGCTGATGTGATTGGTTGGACGGCAGAGAGACTTGCACTGAAGATTTTCTATGGCAGAGGAGACCATGTTGCCTTACGGGTACCAGAGGGCAGTGCGCCAGACATCAGAGAGGTTGTGCAGAGACTAAAG GCGTTGACTATAGGTTGTGAGACGGTTGATATGACGTTACGGCGTAATGGTTTAGGCCAGCTTGGTTTCCATGTACGTTTGGACGGAACTGTGTCCGAAGTGGAGGAATACGGCTTCGCTTGGCAGGCGGGACTCCGGCAGGGTAGCCGTTTGGTGGAAATCTGCAAAGTTGCCGCAGTGACGCTCTCCCACGAGCAGATGATCGACCTACTGCGGACTTCGGTCACCGTGAAAGTGGTCATTATTCCACCTTTCGAAGAGGGAGGGGCCCGAAG GGGCTGTACGGAGGAGTACGAGATGAAGATGATGGAGCAGAAGGGAGAAGCGGAGCCGGTGGCTGCAGGGTATCGTAGTGGACAGCGAACCCCAGTATGGCGCTGGGACAGCCCACCTGGTACACACAGCTCTGCTCAGCGCTGGACCCCCAGCGGAGCCCCACCAGTCCCCAGCCGAACACCCAAAGCCCTGATCCCCATTCCATTCAGAGAGCCCCAACACATCTCTGCTAAAAG GCCTGTCAGTTACCCAGAGAACCATTACAGTGTGTCTCCTCTTGCCGGGGACAGAGTGATGCCGTACAGAAACCCCTCGGCTAGTTTCTCCAGTCCGGGCTCTGGGTTCATCTCCAGCGCACTGGGGGTGCCGGGACTCAGCGGACCCTTTGTCCTCTATAAACCCACTCGGGACGG GTTTGGGTCAGTCCAGCGGCCTCTCCAGCCATTTGATCCACACATTACAGTCGATGTCTCGAGTGGAGAATCATCATCTGGTTTCACTAGCCAAGAAAGCACGATGGAGCGCAACAAGTCAG AGCCTATGTGGCATGTTCCTGCTTCATCACGTGGTGTGTCAGTGGGCTCAGCTCCGAGAAGACAGACTCGACAGGACGTTGCAGGGAAGGACTCTCCAAACCGCCACTCTAAG gGTGAGGCACACTATTCCAGTCACTCCAGCAGTAACACGCTCTCCAGCAATGCTTCCAGCAGTCACAGCGACGAGCGCTGGTTTGACAGCGTGGGAGGTGTGGTCTCTGGTGCCCTGAGTGACCCCTCAGACCCCGACCCGGACCATATGGGCAAAGGAGGCTCCAGTGACAGTGGCATCGATGCATCTCTCTACACGCCAAGTCCCAACACTAAAGGAGCCAAACCTAGCCGCAGCCTTGCAGGAACCCCCCATAAACCTTTGCATGGTTCTGCTACCTACAGCGGCTTGCAGGAGCTGTCCGGAGCGGGAGGAGAGGGTCGCCGCAGGGAGTCTTCACCCATCATTGCATCTGCAAATCAAAGCAAGAACTATCGCACCCGCACATTCCCCCCTCCTGGATCAGCCAACGTCGACAACTTCAAACCAAG GACCTGCTATACCCCTCAAGGCTACAAGACCCCTGCTGTGGCCGATAAACCCCGGCCTGTCAGATCTTCAACAGTCACACCCACGTCAGGCTCCGCCCAGCTTTCAAACTCCACCCCCAAGTCGTTAAGTAAAACCAAGAGTGCATGGCAACAGGAGGAGAACAGCGCAGCAACCAGCACCACCTCCACTGACAGCAACAGCAACAA GCAGGTGGATATGAACAGTAAGAACGTGTTCGGACAGCCCCGGTTACGTGCCTCTCTGAGGGACCTGCGCTCACCACGCAGATCTCACAAAAGCACCATTGAAGACGACTTGAAAAAGCTCATCATCATGGACAACCCTACAGAGACACCATCACGGGATGGG TCTCCTCACCGGACCCTGCAACGTACTTTCTCTGATGAGAGTCTGTGCAGTGGACGGAGAGACTCTAGTTATGCAAGCACGCCTCTTTTTGAAGGACAAGTGCCACCCAGTGACCTTCTCTTCACCTGCACGCTGCCTACTCGACGCCACGGACACAACGCCAATCATGGAGCCCTCGTGCCTAGTAAGAAAG TACCATTGTCTGCATCAGAGTTATCTCTGACTGAGGTGAGGGATAAGGTCCCACCTCTCAGAAGACTGGACCCTGGACTCATGCCCCTTCCTGACACTGCCTGTGGTCTAGAGTGGTCCAGCCTCGTCAATGCGGCCAAAGCATATGAAG TGCAAAGAGcggtttctttattttcattgtcTGAGTCCCACGCGGGCGGCAATGAGTTGAGACCCGTCATCAGCCCGGTGCATTTCCACACGCCACAGACTCCCCGCACCACTCCTACTTTCAGCGG TGAAGAGGTTCCCAATGATCTGTCTGGGCGTCTAAATCATCTGGAAGTCATGCTGAAACAGCTGAACAATGATCTGGAAAAA GAGAAACAGGACAAGGCGACGTTGTTAGCAGAGATGGCTAATCTGAGGCAGAACAACCAGCGCCTGCAGGAGGAATCACACTCAGCCAGTGAACAGCTCCGCAAGTTCAGCAAACTCTTATCCTCTACCATCCCCGAGAGGAAATAA
- the LOC113118467 gene encoding signal-induced proliferation-associated 1-like protein 3 isoform X2 yields MNMYRDTGVCATPLSQPLPPPHLRLPLHNGHSSVGDPAPSRVSVPKMGVRARIAEWPPRRALSRESLLENGQGSQPDDLNSEDGLTRGGMTRLPQRGTRDGDILESGLTMAPGTPPRFRMSGFAPLRQRSTSEITLSEQDETEVEGCLFREYGSTSSINVQAVSDQSFFDMLSQFQQERPDQRSTAPVKLGELLGALEGPTSHTFLSTPRPDDRPENRVRKKSGGTESSLGTSSLFRKLRSSSRGETETPRGDSDDIRPPVTLSSKPWVCVRSFAHFDAQSVLFDLHEAAARRSYAAQRRNTATGASAASSAAVSLAVSRAIALGGVEPSFSSTDDLSVRDLSEGSTPALELSEQGSSAGVNANSQHQLLLSCPNFINETGSYTERNVSFLSSSAERAEAGIVEARLRPRCSNASVSKLEVPQELQATRLERLQQHCIEHVDLGARYYHEHFYEKEHWNYFGTDEKLGPVALSIRREKLDDTKDFKDQYQYRIIFRTNELVTLRGAILEDAILSTAKHGTVRGLPLKEVLEYVLPELSVSCLRLALSTPKVTEQLLKLDEQGLSQKHKVGILLCRAGQSTEEEMYNNEEATPAFTAFLELLGETVCLRGFNKYAAQLDTKTDSTGTHSLYTTYQDYEIMFHVSTMLPYMPNNPQQLLRKRHIGNDIVTIIFQEPGAQPFTPQNIRSHFQHVFVIVRVHNPCSDNTCYSVAVTRMKDVPPFGPALPSNGMTFRDPAAFRAFLLAKIINAENAAHKSEKFHAMATRTRQGYLRDLAENCVSTTPLDTAGKLNNLISLASKRKERIRPREGAEMGALGALIWRVLAQDFSGGGAELPCALAISNEYIVLADCSTKEVVFNCFCADVIGWTAERLALKIFYGRGDHVALRVPEGSAPDIREVVQRLKALTIGCETVDMTLRRNGLGQLGFHVRLDGTVSEVEEYGFAWQAGLRQGSRLVEICKVAAVTLSHEQMIDLLRTSVTVKVVIIPPFEEGGARRGCTEEYEMKMMEQKGEAEPVAAGYRSGQRTPVWRWDSPPGTHSSAQRWTPSGAPPVPSRTPKALIPIPFREPQHISAKRVMPYRNPSASFSSPGSGFISSALGVPGLSGPFVLYKPTRDGFGSVQRPLQPFDPHITVDVSSGESSSGFTSQESTMERNKSEPMWHVPASSRGVSVGSAPRRQTRQDVAGKDSPNRHSKGEAHYSSHSSSNTLSSNASSSHSDERWFDSVGGVVSGALSDPSDPDPDHMGKGGSSDSGIDASLYTPSPNTKGAKPSRSLAGTPHKPLHGSATYSGLQELSGAGGEGRRRESSPIIASANQSKNYRTRTFPPPGSANVDNFKPRTCYTPQGYKTPAVADKPRPVRSSTVTPTSGSAQLSNSTPKSLSKTKSAWQQEENSAATSTTSTDSNSNKQVDMNSKNVFGQPRLRASLRDLRSPRRSHKSTIEDDLKKLIIMDNPTETPSRDGSPHRTLQRTFSDESLCSGRRDSSYASTPLFEGQVPPSDLLFTCTLPTRRHGHNANHGALVPSKKVPLSASELSLTEVRDKVPPLRRLDPGLMPLPDTACGLEWSSLVNAAKAYEVQRAVSLFSLSESHAGGNELRPVISPVHFHTPQTPRTTPTFSGEEVPNDLSGRLNHLEVMLKQLNNDLEKEKQDKATLLAEMANLRQNNQRLQEESHSASEQLRKFSKLLSSTIPERK; encoded by the exons ATGAACATGTACAGAGACACAGGGGTGTGTGCCACCCCTCTCTCTCAACCTCTTCCTCCACCCCACCTCCGTCTACCCCTTCATAATGGCCACTCCTCTGTGGGCGATCCAGCCCCGTCCCGTGTGTCTGTGCCCAAAATGGGGGTTCGAGCTCGGATTGCCGAGTGGCCTCCTCGAAGGGCACTTTCACGAGAATCGCTGCTTGAGAATGGCCAGGGTAGTCAACCGGATGACCTCAACAGTGAGGATGGGCTTACACGTGGAGGTATGACCAGGTTACCACAGCGAGGTACCAGAGACGGTGACATCCTTGAATCAGGTCTAACGATGGCTCCAGGCACACCCCCGAGGTTTCGGATGTCTGGATTCGCTCCGCTCCGACAGCGATCCACCAGCGAGATTACATTGAGTGAACAAGATGAAACAGAGGTTGAAGGTTGTTTGTTTCGGGAATATGGCAGTACCTCTTCCATCAATGTACAGGCAGTGTCTGATCAAAGCTTCTTTGACATGCTCAGCCAGTTTCAACAGGAGCGACCTGACCAGCGTAGCACAGCCCCTGTCAAGCTTGGAGAGCTGCTTGGTGCTTTAGAAGGACCCACTTCACACACCTTCTTGTCGACTCCACGGCCAGATGACCGCCCGGAGAATCGTGTACGCAAAAAGAGTGGTGGCACAGAGTCATCTCTTGGTACCTCCTCTTTATTCCGCAAACTCCGCAGCTCCAGTCGGGGAGAAACAGAGACTCCACGAGGCGACTCGGATGACATACGACCCCCTGTGACATTGTCTTCCAAACCCTGGGTATGTGTGCGGAGTTTTGCCCACTTTGACGCTCAAAGCGTTTTGTTTGACTTGCACGAGGCGGCAGCTCGTCGCAGCTACGCCGCCCAACGGCGAAACACTGCCACCGGAGCTTCAGCTGCTTCTTCGGCTGCCGTTTCTTTGGCGGTTTCCAGAGCTATTGCTTTGGGGGGAGTGGAGCCCAGCTTCTCCAGCACTGATGACCTCAGTGTCAGGGACCTATCGGAAGGATCAACCCCAGCACTGGAACTTTCAGAGCAGGGTAGTTCAGCTGGCGTTAATGCCAACTCTCAGCACCAGCTGTTGTTGAGCTGCCCGAACTTCATCAACGAGACTGGAAGCTACACGGAACGGAATGTCAGCTTCCTGAGCTCATCGGCGGAGCGGGCAGAGGCTGGTATCGTGGAGGCCCGACTTCGTCCACGCTGCAGTAATGCCAGTGTGTCCAAACTGGAGGTGCCGCAAGAGCTTCAAGCCACCAGGTTAGAGAGACTGCAGCAACACTGCATCGAACACGTTGACCTGGGTGCCAGATACTACCATGAGCACTTCTATGAGAAAG AGCACTGGAACTACTTTGGTACCGATGAGAAGCTGGGGCCTGTGGCTCTGAGCATTCGAAGAGAGAAGCTGGATGATACCAAAGATTTTAAGGACCAGTACCAGTACCGCATCATCTTTCGCACCAATGAG CTGGTCACGTTACGAGGAGCGATCCTGGAGGACGCGATTCTGTCCACAGCAAAGCACGGAACGGTTCGTGGTTTGCCTTTAAAGGAGGTTCTGGAGTATGTGCTGCCAGAACTCAGCGTGTCCTGTCTGCGATTGGCTCTCAGCACGCCAAAGGTCACAGAGCAGCTTCTTAAACTGGACGAgcagggg CTTAGTCAGAAACACAAAGTGGGCATCCTGCTGTGTCGAGCGGGACAGAGCACGGAGGAGGAGATGTACAACAATGAAGAGGCTACGCCAGCATTCACCGCCTTCCTGGAGCTGCTGGGAGAAACTGTGTGTCTGAGGGGTTTCAACAAATATGCTGCCCAGCTGGACACCAAAA CGGACTCAACTGGAACACACTCCCTGTATACAACCTATCAGGACTATGAGATCATGTTTCACGTGTCCACCATGCTTCCATACATGCCCAACAATCCTCAacag CTCCTAAGGAAGAGGCACATAGGAAATGATATAGTCACGATTATATTCCAGGAGCCAGGAGCCCAACCGTTCACCCCACAGAATATTCGCTCTCACTTCCAGCACGTCTTCGTCATTGTCCGTGTGCACAACCCTTGCTCTGACAACACCTGCTACAG TGTGGCAGTGACCCGCATGAAGGACGTCCCTCCATTTGGTCCAGCACTACCTTCAAATGGCATGACGTTCCGGGACCCAGCTGCCTTCCGTGCTTTCCTGCTGGCTAAGATCATCAACGCAGAGAACGCTGCACACAAATCAGAGAAGTTCCATGCTATGGCCACACGCACGCGTCAAGGATACCTGCGGGACCTGGCGGAGAACTGCGTTTCCACTACGCCACTCGACACTGCTGGCAAGCTTAACAATCTCATCTCACTGGCCTCCAAACGCAAGGAACGCATCCGGCCACGTGAGGGAGCAGAAATGGGTGCCTTAGGGGCGCTGATTTGGCGTGTACTTGCGCAGGACTTTAGTGGCGGAGGAGCCGAGCTTCCCTGCGCTCTCGCCATCTCCAACGAGTACATTGTCCTGGCGGACTGCTCCACCAAAGAGGTGGTGTTTAACTGTTTCTGTGCTGATGTGATTGGTTGGACGGCAGAGAGACTTGCACTGAAGATTTTCTATGGCAGAGGAGACCATGTTGCCTTACGGGTACCAGAGGGCAGTGCGCCAGACATCAGAGAGGTTGTGCAGAGACTAAAG GCGTTGACTATAGGTTGTGAGACGGTTGATATGACGTTACGGCGTAATGGTTTAGGCCAGCTTGGTTTCCATGTACGTTTGGACGGAACTGTGTCCGAAGTGGAGGAATACGGCTTCGCTTGGCAGGCGGGACTCCGGCAGGGTAGCCGTTTGGTGGAAATCTGCAAAGTTGCCGCAGTGACGCTCTCCCACGAGCAGATGATCGACCTACTGCGGACTTCGGTCACCGTGAAAGTGGTCATTATTCCACCTTTCGAAGAGGGAGGGGCCCGAAG GGGCTGTACGGAGGAGTACGAGATGAAGATGATGGAGCAGAAGGGAGAAGCGGAGCCGGTGGCTGCAGGGTATCGTAGTGGACAGCGAACCCCAGTATGGCGCTGGGACAGCCCACCTGGTACACACAGCTCTGCTCAGCGCTGGACCCCCAGCGGAGCCCCACCAGTCCCCAGCCGAACACCCAAAGCCCTGATCCCCATTCCATTCAGAGAGCCCCAACACATCTCTGCTAAAAG AGTGATGCCGTACAGAAACCCCTCGGCTAGTTTCTCCAGTCCGGGCTCTGGGTTCATCTCCAGCGCACTGGGGGTGCCGGGACTCAGCGGACCCTTTGTCCTCTATAAACCCACTCGGGACGG GTTTGGGTCAGTCCAGCGGCCTCTCCAGCCATTTGATCCACACATTACAGTCGATGTCTCGAGTGGAGAATCATCATCTGGTTTCACTAGCCAAGAAAGCACGATGGAGCGCAACAAGTCAG AGCCTATGTGGCATGTTCCTGCTTCATCACGTGGTGTGTCAGTGGGCTCAGCTCCGAGAAGACAGACTCGACAGGACGTTGCAGGGAAGGACTCTCCAAACCGCCACTCTAAG gGTGAGGCACACTATTCCAGTCACTCCAGCAGTAACACGCTCTCCAGCAATGCTTCCAGCAGTCACAGCGACGAGCGCTGGTTTGACAGCGTGGGAGGTGTGGTCTCTGGTGCCCTGAGTGACCCCTCAGACCCCGACCCGGACCATATGGGCAAAGGAGGCTCCAGTGACAGTGGCATCGATGCATCTCTCTACACGCCAAGTCCCAACACTAAAGGAGCCAAACCTAGCCGCAGCCTTGCAGGAACCCCCCATAAACCTTTGCATGGTTCTGCTACCTACAGCGGCTTGCAGGAGCTGTCCGGAGCGGGAGGAGAGGGTCGCCGCAGGGAGTCTTCACCCATCATTGCATCTGCAAATCAAAGCAAGAACTATCGCACCCGCACATTCCCCCCTCCTGGATCAGCCAACGTCGACAACTTCAAACCAAG GACCTGCTATACCCCTCAAGGCTACAAGACCCCTGCTGTGGCCGATAAACCCCGGCCTGTCAGATCTTCAACAGTCACACCCACGTCAGGCTCCGCCCAGCTTTCAAACTCCACCCCCAAGTCGTTAAGTAAAACCAAGAGTGCATGGCAACAGGAGGAGAACAGCGCAGCAACCAGCACCACCTCCACTGACAGCAACAGCAACAA GCAGGTGGATATGAACAGTAAGAACGTGTTCGGACAGCCCCGGTTACGTGCCTCTCTGAGGGACCTGCGCTCACCACGCAGATCTCACAAAAGCACCATTGAAGACGACTTGAAAAAGCTCATCATCATGGACAACCCTACAGAGACACCATCACGGGATGGG TCTCCTCACCGGACCCTGCAACGTACTTTCTCTGATGAGAGTCTGTGCAGTGGACGGAGAGACTCTAGTTATGCAAGCACGCCTCTTTTTGAAGGACAAGTGCCACCCAGTGACCTTCTCTTCACCTGCACGCTGCCTACTCGACGCCACGGACACAACGCCAATCATGGAGCCCTCGTGCCTAGTAAGAAAG TACCATTGTCTGCATCAGAGTTATCTCTGACTGAGGTGAGGGATAAGGTCCCACCTCTCAGAAGACTGGACCCTGGACTCATGCCCCTTCCTGACACTGCCTGTGGTCTAGAGTGGTCCAGCCTCGTCAATGCGGCCAAAGCATATGAAG TGCAAAGAGcggtttctttattttcattgtcTGAGTCCCACGCGGGCGGCAATGAGTTGAGACCCGTCATCAGCCCGGTGCATTTCCACACGCCACAGACTCCCCGCACCACTCCTACTTTCAGCGG TGAAGAGGTTCCCAATGATCTGTCTGGGCGTCTAAATCATCTGGAAGTCATGCTGAAACAGCTGAACAATGATCTGGAAAAA GAGAAACAGGACAAGGCGACGTTGTTAGCAGAGATGGCTAATCTGAGGCAGAACAACCAGCGCCTGCAGGAGGAATCACACTCAGCCAGTGAACAGCTCCGCAAGTTCAGCAAACTCTTATCCTCTACCATCCCCGAGAGGAAATAA